In Sulfurimonas sp. hsl 1-7, the genomic window AATAATTTTTTATTCAATTGGTTCGACATTTATTCTGTAACTCACACCATCTTTAGCTTTACAGCCAGAGATAACAGTTTTAATAGCCCCTATCATCTTCCCGCTTTTACCGATAAGTTTACCGATATCAGCTTGATTTGCATAAAGAACTATCTCTGTTACTTCGTCGCCTTCAATCACTTCAACTCTTACGTCTTCAGGATTTGAAGCTATAAGCTTTGCAAATTGTGCGACAAATTCAGCTATCATGATTATCTACCAGTAATCTTTTTAACGCGATCACTCATTTTAGCACCAACGCTTAACCAGTAATCTAATCTTTCGTTATCAACTACTAGAGTTTTCTCTTCGTTCATTGGATTGTAGTGTCCAATTAACTCGATCCAACCACCATCTCTACGTTTACGGCTGTCAGTTACCGCGATACGGTAAAATGGTCTTTTCTTTCTTCCCATACGAGTAAGTCTAATTACTGTCATTTGTTTTCCTGTGTTTTATTTTTACCTATTACTGGTTAAATCTGTGCAAGTTATAGTTATGAAGTTATTTGGGAAGTTGGCGTATAAGCCGTATTACATTTGTAGTAAGTCTTCCCTCTTAATCATCTCTATAGTTGGATGTACACATTTAACCAGTAAATAGGTTACAAACTTTCTTATCACAGAGGTATTGTTTAAGAAAATTTTTTTGAACTGGAATTATATCTAAATATTTTATAAATAGCAAATTCCATCTGTTATCTATCTTGGGATACCGCCTAATCCACCAGGACCACCCATTTGTCCCATCATAGACTGGAGCTGTTTCATACCGTTTTTACCAGAAAACTTCTTAGCCATTTTCCCGGCATTTTTAAACTGCTTGATCATACGGTTCACTTCAACAACTGTTAAACCACAACCTGTAGCGATTCTTTGTTTTCTTGAGTTGTTAAGAAGATCCGGGTCTTCTCTCTCTTTTAGAGTCATTGAGTTTACCATAGCTCTAATGTTTTTAAGCTCCGATGAGTTATCAAAGTCAAAATCTTTAATAGCTTTACTCATACCGCCCATACCAGGGATCATTCCCATAATAGAGCTCATTGAACCCATCTTCTTCATAGATTCCATCTGCTCAATGAAGTCGTTGAAGTTAAACTTCCCTTTTTGGATCTTTTTCGTTAATTTTTTTGCTTGTTTCTCATCGATAACGTTTGCAGTTTTTTCCGCAAGACCTTCAATATCTCCAAGACCCATTAAACGGTTAACGATACGCTCAGGTAGGAAAACTTCCAAGTCTTCCATCTTCTCACCAAGACCGATAAATCTTAGTGGAACTTCTACTTGAGATGACAGTCCAAGAGCAACACCGCCTTTAGAATCACCGTCATATTTTGAAAGGATGACACCGTCAATACCGATTTTTTCTTTAAATGTAGTTGCAGTTCTTACCGCGTCTTGACCAGTCAGTGAATCTGCTACGTAAAAAATTTCATCAGGGTTTGCTACTTTTTTAACATTTTCAAGCTCTTGCATTAGCTCATCATCAATAGCTAAACGACCTGCCGTATCTATTAAAACAACATCAAAGATTTTAGAGTTTGCATACTCTAACGCTGATTTTACTACTTCAACAGGATTTTTAGTCGCTTCATCTTCATAAAGCTCTACTTCGATCTGTGCAGTAATTTGACGTAACTGTTCAACCGCCGCTAAACGCTGCAGGTCGGCTGCAACGATCAGTACTTTTTTCTTTTTGTTTTTCAGGTAGTTTGCAAGCTTACCCGTAGTTGTTGTTTTACCAGAACCTTGCAGACCTGTCATTAAAATAGTTGTAGGAGGATTCGGTGCAAATACAAATCCTTTATTACCGCCAACTTCAAGTAGATCAGTTAATGTCTCACGAAGTGCCTCAAGGAATTGATCTTTTCCGATCCCCTTCTCTTTTGTACGGTATTCAACTTTAGTGATTAACTCTTTTACAACTTTATGATTAACATCCGCTTTTAATAAACTTTTTTTCAGCTCGTTTAACGCTTTTGATAATGCTTTTTCATCATCATGAAAACGGATCTTTTTTATCGCACTTGTAAAACTATCTGTTAATGTACCAAACATAAACTACCCTCTTCGTCGGATTAATTTTCGCGATTATAGCAAAGGAGTGCTTTTTCTTTGCTTTATTAAAATATTCTCTAAAGTCAGAAAAAAAGAGCCTCTAATTGTTCCAAATATCAATTTTACTGGCTATATCTAGCTGTGTAAGATACAGACGCAGGTCAAATTCCACCTGGTGATACTCGCTAAACATATGTTCACACAGTTTATAAAAAGGCTTATTGTGTTCTTTTTCTTTAAAGTGAGCAAGTTCATGAACAACTATCATCTGTAAAAACTCTTCAGGTGTATTTTTAAACAGAGAGGCAATTCGTATCTCATTTTTTGCTTTGAGTTTTGAGCCCTGTACTCGAGATATAAAATGGTGTGTCCCCAAAGCGTTATGTATGACATTGATTTTCCCGTCATACACTGCCTTAGAGAGCGGCGAAGTTTTCTTCATATACTCATTTTTCATCTCTTGTACATATGAGAACAATGCTTTATCGTTTTTATAGCTATGAGGTGTCGGGTATTTATTCGTTAAGTAGCTCTCAAGCTTGTTTGCATCTATTAGAGCTTGAACTTGTTGTTGTACAGCTTGAGGATAGTGGTTTATATATTTTAATTTTTTCATTTTGTATATTTTGTTAAAAAAGCGTTGATCTGATTTGCGAATAGTTCGGCATCTTTACTAGAAAACGGTTTGGGACCTTTTGTGACCTCTCCACTCTCGCGAATCTTCTCCATCAAGTTTCTCATAGCAAGATACTGTTTAATATTATCGACACTATATAACTCCCCTCTATGATCTATCGCATGGGCATTTTTTGAGATTACACGATCAGCTAACGGAATATCAGCCGTAATCACTAAATCACCCTCTTGTAGTATCTCCACTATTTTATTGTCAGCTTCATCTGCGCCTGCATCTACGATCATATACTCAACCAGGTTTGATTTGCCTATATTTATCTTTT contains:
- the ffh gene encoding signal recognition particle protein is translated as MFGTLTDSFTSAIKKIRFHDDEKALSKALNELKKSLLKADVNHKVVKELITKVEYRTKEKGIGKDQFLEALRETLTDLLEVGGNKGFVFAPNPPTTILMTGLQGSGKTTTTGKLANYLKNKKKKVLIVAADLQRLAAVEQLRQITAQIEVELYEDEATKNPVEVVKSALEYANSKIFDVVLIDTAGRLAIDDELMQELENVKKVANPDEIFYVADSLTGQDAVRTATTFKEKIGIDGVILSKYDGDSKGGVALGLSSQVEVPLRFIGLGEKMEDLEVFLPERIVNRLMGLGDIEGLAEKTANVIDEKQAKKLTKKIQKGKFNFNDFIEQMESMKKMGSMSSIMGMIPGMGGMSKAIKDFDFDNSSELKNIRAMVNSMTLKEREDPDLLNNSRKQRIATGCGLTVVEVNRMIKQFKNAGKMAKKFSGKNGMKQLQSMMGQMGGPGGLGGIPR
- the rpsP gene encoding 30S ribosomal protein S16; protein product: MTVIRLTRMGRKKRPFYRIAVTDSRKRRDGGWIELIGHYNPMNEEKTLVVDNERLDYWLSVGAKMSDRVKKITGR
- a CDS encoding KH domain-containing protein, whose amino-acid sequence is MIAEFVAQFAKLIASNPEDVRVEVIEGDEVTEIVLYANQADIGKLIGKSGKMIGAIKTVISGCKAKDGVSYRINVEPIE
- a CDS encoding YaiI/YqxD family protein, with the translated sequence MFKIYVDGDAFPNLLKPILLKQVERLKIETIVVSNKKINIGKSNLVEYMIVDAGADEADNKIVEILQEGDLVITADIPLADRVISKNAHAIDHRGELYSVDNIKQYLAMRNLMEKIRESGEVTKGPKPFSSKDAELFANQINAFLTKYTK
- a CDS encoding YgjP-like metallopeptidase domain-containing protein; protein product: MKKLKYINHYPQAVQQQVQALIDANKLESYLTNKYPTPHSYKNDKALFSYVQEMKNEYMKKTSPLSKAVYDGKINVIHNALGTHHFISRVQGSKLKAKNEIRIASLFKNTPEEFLQMIVVHELAHFKEKEHNKPFYKLCEHMFSEYHQVEFDLRLYLTQLDIASKIDIWNN